One window of Bifidobacterium pseudocatenulatum DSM 20438 = JCM 1200 = LMG 10505 genomic DNA carries:
- the rpsG gene encoding 30S ribosomal protein S7 translates to MSRKGPSKKHQLLPDPIYGSTVVAQLINKILLDGKKSIAEDIVYSALDMVKEKTDQEPVAVLKRALDNIRPSLEVRSRRVGGATYQVPVEVKPARANTLSLRWLTDFSRARREKTMAERLANEILDASNGLGASVKRREDTHKMAEANKAFAHYRW, encoded by the coding sequence ATGTCACGTAAAGGACCTTCCAAGAAGCATCAGCTGCTGCCGGATCCGATTTACGGTTCCACTGTTGTGGCACAGCTCATCAACAAGATTCTGCTCGACGGCAAGAAGTCGATCGCCGAAGACATCGTCTACTCCGCTCTCGATATGGTCAAGGAAAAGACTGATCAGGAGCCGGTGGCAGTGCTTAAGCGCGCTCTTGACAACATCCGTCCATCCCTCGAGGTTCGCTCCCGCCGCGTCGGTGGCGCTACCTACCAGGTTCCGGTCGAAGTGAAGCCGGCTCGTGCGAACACTCTGTCCCTGCGCTGGCTGACCGACTTCTCCCGCGCCCGTCGTGAGAAGACCATGGCTGAGCGTCTGGCCAACGAAATCCTCGATGCCTCCAATGGCCTTGGTGCTTCTGTCAAGCGTCGCGAGGATACTCATAAGATGGCAGAGGCCAACAAGGCCTTCGCTCATTACCGCTGGTAA